A single genomic interval of Saccharomyces eubayanus strain FM1318 chromosome IV, whole genome shotgun sequence harbors:
- the MCM7 gene encoding DNA replication licensing factor MCM7 has translation MSAALPSIQLPVDYNNLFNEIGDFLVTFKHDTLSAQEPQHDDEDENMDAENIEQDLLEKGPKYMAMLQKVANRELTSVVVELDDILQFQNEKFLQGTQADDLVSVIQQNASHFTELFCRAIDDNMPLPTKEIDYKDDVLDVILNQRRLRNEKMLSDRTNEIRNENLMDTASDPPSSMNDALREVVEDETELFPPNLTRRYFFYFKPLSQKYARRYRKKAISSKPLSVRQIKGDFLGQLITVRGIITRVSDVKPSVEVIAYTCDQCGYEVFQEVNSRTFTPLSECTSEECSQNQTKGQLFMSTRASKFSAFQECRIQELSQQVPVGHIPRSLNIHVNGTLVRSLSPGDIVDVTGIFLPAPYTGFKALKAGLLTETYVEAQFVRQHKKKFASFSLTSDVEERVLELIASGDVYNRLAKSIAPEIYGNLDVKKALLLLLVGGVDKRVGDGMKIRGDINVCLMGDPGVAKSQLLKAICKISPRGVYTTGKGSSGVGLTAAVMKDPVTDEMILEGGALVLADNGICCIDEFDKMDESDRTAIHEVMEQQTISISKAGINTTLNARTSILAAANPLYGRYNPRLSPLDNINLPAALLSRFDILFLMLDIPSRDDDEKLAEHVTYVHMHNKQPDLDFTPVEPSKMREYIAYARTKRPVMSQSVNDYVVQAYIRLRQDSKREMDSKFSFGQATPRTLLGIIRLSQALAKLRLADIVDIDDVEEALRLVRVSKESLYQETNKSKEDESPTTKIFTIIKKMLQETGKNTLSYENIVKTIRLRGFTMLQLSNCIQEYSYLNVWHLINEGNNLKFVDDGTMDTDQGDSDMGTPKLAPQAAASAGITAPDSDIDLQDA, from the coding sequence ATGAGTGCGGCGCTTCCATCAATCCAGCTTCCTGTCGACTATAACAACTTGTTCAACGAGATCGGTGATTTCTTGGTGACTTTCAAGCACGACACGTTATCTGCTCAGGAACCACAAcatgatgatgaagacgaaaacaTGGATGCTGAAAACATTGAGCAAGATCTATTAGAAAAGGGTCCTAAATATATGGCCATGCTTCAGAAAGTCGCCAATAGGGAATTGACTTCTGTTGTCGTCGAGTTGGACGATATTTTGCAGTTTCAGAACGAGAAGTTTCTGCAGGGCACACAAGCGGACGATCTTGTGTCTGTCATCCAGCAAAACGCCAGCCACTTCACTGAGCTATTTTGTCGCGCCATTGACGATAACATGCCCCTGCCAACAAAGGAAATCGACTACAAGGACGATGTTCTTGATGTTATCCTGAACCAAAGAAGATTGAGGAACGAGAAAATGCTCTCGGACAGGACCAATGAAATCAGAAATGAAAACCTTATGGATACGGCTTCGGATCCACCTTCCTCCATGAATGATGCGTTGAGGGAAGTCGTCGAGGATGAGACTGAATTGTTCCCTCCGAACTTGACTAGACgctatttcttttatttcaaaccaCTGTCACAAAAGTATGCTCGTCGTTACAGGAAGAAGGCAATTAGCTCTAAACCACTATCTGTCAGGCAGATCAAAGGTGACTTCCTAGGTCAACTGATAACCGTCAGAGGTATCATCACCAGAGTGTCGGATGTCAAGCCGTCTGTCGAAGTTATCGCTTATACGTGTGACCAGTGTGGCTATGAAGTGTTCCAAGAGGTTAATTCCCGTACTTTCACTCCACTGTCCGAATGTACTTCTGAAGAATGTTCGCAGAATCAAACAAAGGGCCAACTATTCATGAGCACAAGAGCTTCCAAATTTAGCGCCTTCCAAGAGTGCCGGATCCAGGAGTTATCACAACAAGTCCCGGTGGGCCACATCCCTAGATCCCTAAACATTCACGTCAACGGGACACTAGTGAGATCATTATCGCCTGGTGATATCGTCGATGTCACCGGTATCTTCCTACCTGCTCCTTACACTGGTTTCAAAGCTTTAAAAGCTGGTCTGTTAACGGAAACTTACGTGGAAGCACAATTTGTTCGTCAacacaaaaagaaatttgcCTCTTTCAGTTTGACCTCTGATGTGGAGGAAAGAGTGCTGGAACTAATTGCCTCTGGGGATGTTTATAATAGGCTGGCGAAATCTATTGCACCAGAAATTTACGGTAATTTGGATGTCAAAAAGGCGTTGCTTCTGTTACTAGTGGGGGGTGTTGATAAAAGAGTAGGTGACGGTATGAAAATCAGAGGTGATATTAATGTCTGTTTAATGGGTGATCCCGGTGTTGCTAAATCGCAATTGTTGAAAGCCATTTGTAAAATATCACCAAGAGGTGTCTATACCACCGGTAAAGGTTCTTCAGGGGTTGGTCTAACCGCGGCGGTCATGAAAGATCCAGTTACAGATGAAATGATCCTGGAAGGTGGTGCGTTAGTGCTTGCCGATAACGGTATTTGTTGTATTGACGAATTTGACAAGATGGACGAAAGTGACAGGACTGCAATCCATGAAGTCATGGAACAACAAACCATCTCGATTTCCAAGGCTGGTATCAACACGACTTTGAATGCAAGAACCTCGATCCTAGCGGCAGCCAATCCTTTATACGGTAGATACAATCCCAGACTATCGCCACTTGATAACATCAATTTACCCGCTGCTTTGCTTTCCAGATTTGATATTCTCTTCCTAATGTTGGACATACCCAGTAgggatgatgatgaaaaattagcCGAGCATGTCACATACGTGCATATGCACAACAAACAACCCGATTTGGACTTTACTCCAGTCGAACCCTCCAAGATGAGAGAATACATCGCCTATGCCAGGACCAAGAGACCCGTGATGAGCCAAAGTGTAAACGATTACGTGGTGCAGGCATACATCAGGCTAAGACAAGACTCCAAAAGAGAGATGGACTCTAAGTTCTCATTCGGCCAAGCCACTCCAAGAACTCTGCTTGGTATTATTAGACTATCTCAAGCTCTGGCCAAGTTGAGACTGGCTGACATCGTAGACATAGATGATGTGGAAGAGGCCTTGAGATTGGTCAGAGTATCAAAAGAATCATTGTACCAAGAAACTAAcaaatccaaagaagatgaaagcCCCACCACGAAAATCTTCAcaatcatcaaaaaaatgctaCAAGAAACTGGCAAAAACACACTATCATATGAAAACATTGTTAAGACTATAAGGCTAAGAGGATTCACCATGTTGCAATTGAGCAACTGTATTCAAGAATATTCGTACCTAAACGTTTGGCATTTGATCAACGAGGGTAATAATTTGAAGTTCGTGGACGATGGTACCATGGACACTGATCAGGGAGATTCAGATATGGGCACGCCAAAACTCGCCCCACAGGCGGCCGCTTCCGCCGGCATTACCGCCCCAGATTCCGATATCGATCTACAGGATGCTTAA
- the BEM1 gene encoding phosphatidylinositol-3-phosphate-binding protein BEM1, protein MLKNFKLSKRDSNGSKGRITSADISTPSRDNGGVMKHIKTVPVRYLSSSSSTPVKSQRDSSPTKRHDSKDITSPEKVIKAKFSYQAQTAKELSFIEGEFFYVSGDEKDWYKASNPSTGKQGVVPKSYFEVFDRTRPSSVNGTNSSSRKVTNESLNMGSLYAIVLYDFKAEKADELTTYVGENLFICAHHNCEWFIAKPIGRLGGPGLVPVGFVSIINIATGYATGNDVIEDIKSVNLPTVQEWKSNIARYKASNISLGSVEQQQLQSTTKSPNQSAKLVDSELLLKASVESFGLEDEKYWFLVCCELSNGRTRQLKRYYQDFYDLQVQLLDTFPAEAGKLRDADGQWSKRIMPYIPGPVPYVTNSITKKRKEDLNIYVADLVNLPDYISRSEMVHSLFVVLNNGYDREYDNEENSNNIKTLQENDTATFATASQASMLASNNQDNTLTGEDLKLNVKLSELSLSASQQPSVAQVSDSKTTKIKFYYKDDIFALMLKSSTSYKELLDKIAPRIDADDFKLQVKLADGNGEEIKTDSQVNSVIQAKLKISVHDI, encoded by the coding sequence atgttgaaaaactttaaacTTTCTAAAAGAGATAGTAATGGATCCAAAGGCAGAATCACATCGGCAGACATTTCCACGCCTTCTCGTGATAATGGAGGTGTTATGAAACACATTAAAACGGTACCTGTTAGGTAcctttcttcatcctcttctACTCCAGTAAAAAGCCAGCGAGATTCTTCTCCAACGAAAAGACATGACTCTAAAGATATTACTTCTCCAGAGAAAGTTATAAAGGCCAAATTTAGTTACCAGGCTCAAACCGCGAAGGAATTATCCTTTATTGAAGGAGAATTCTTTTACGTATCCGGAGATGAGAAGGATTGGTATAAAGCTTCTAATCCATCTACCGGAAAGCAAGGTGTAGTTCCCAAAAGCTATTTCGAAGTATTTGATAGAACTAGACCTTCATCTGTAAACGGGACTAATAGTTCGAGTCGAAAAGTTACAAACGAATCGTTAAATATGGGTTCATTATACGCCATTGTTCTTTATGACTTCAAAGCAGAAAAGGCAGATGAATTAACAACTTACGTGGGAGAGAATCTGTTCATTTGCGCTCACCATAATTGCGAATGGTTTATTGCTAAGCCGATTGGCCGGCTTGGAGGTCCCGGGCTTGTCCCCGTTGGATTTGTTAGTATCATAAATATTGCCACAGGTTATGCTACAGGTAACGACGTGATAGAAGATATCAAGTCCGTTAACCTACCAACAGTCCAGGAATGGAAAAGCAACATTGCAAGGTATAAGGCGAGTAATATTAGCCTTGGTAGTGTGGAACAACAGCAGCTGCAGTCTACTACAAAATCTCCTAATCAGAGCGCAAAACTAGTCGATAGCGAGCTATTATTGAAAGCCTCTGTTGAATCATTCGGattagaagatgaaaagtACTGGTTTTTAGTTTGCTGTGAATTATCCAACGGTAGAACGAGGCAACTGAAAAGATACTATCAGGATTTCTACGATCTTCAAGTTCAATTATTAGATACGTTCCCAGCAGAAGCTGGTAAGTTGAGAGATGCAGATGGGCAATGGTCCAAACGTATAATGCCCTATATCCCCGGACCTGTACCATATGTTACCAATAGTATAACgaaaaagaggaaagagGACTTAAACATCTATGTTGCAGACCTGGTTAACCTTCCAGATTATATATCTCGTTCAGAAATGGTTCATTCCTTATTTGTTGTTCTGAATAATGGTTATGACAGAGAATACgacaatgaagaaaattcaaataatattaaaacGTTGCAAGAAAACGATACAGCCACGTTTGCAACTGCATCGCAAGCTTCTATGTTAGCTTCAAACAATCAGGATAATACATTGACCGGTGAAGATTTGAAGTTAAATGTCAAACTCTCAGAATTGTCTCTTTCTGCTTCCCAGCAGCCATCCGTAGCACAGGTTTCAGATTCGAAAACAACGAAAATAAAGTTTTATTATAAGGATGATATTTTCGCGTTGATGCTGAAGAGTAGCACAAGCTATAAGGAACTTCTCGATAAAATCGCTCCAAGAATCGACGCAGATGACTTTAAGCTACAAGTCAAACTAGCAGATGGTAACGGGGAGGAGATAAAAACAGATTCACAGGTAAACAGTGTTATCCAGGCCAAACTAAAGATCTCGGTCCATGACATTTGA
- the KTR4 gene encoding putative mannosyltransferase has protein sequence MRFFSRRMLKTLTSMCILILVVVTVAFYIISSNENYSQAVKDAAKSQYDTLRDSYNSLTGNTGNPTKLPEHESEVDEILERLHEPLYAKDSFDVNDVLAENIQFYDEILSQEISEPKVDNLVRSGDPLSGKAKGTILSLVRNIDLEDIISSVRQLEEEYNKNFGYPYTFLNDEEFTDEFKDAIKRILPKDRLVEFGTIDPGKWNIPDSIDKDKYHEKSAEMAKEGIHGAEAVSYHNMCRFYSKEYYHHPLLSKYKYVWRLEPKVSFYCKIEYDVFQFMSMNDKIYGYVLNVYESPKTIKTLWTSTMDFVKEHPNYLNVNGAFGWLKDNSQNPQNYEDTQGYSTCHFWTNFEIVDLDFLRSEPYEQYMQYLEEKGGFYYERWGDAPVRSLALALFADKSRIHWFRDIGYYHIPYTNCPTCPKDSDRCNGDCVPGRFSIWSTLNDQNCQAIWIKHSMTDEQLDMY, from the coding sequence atgagatttttttcaaggagAATGCTGAAGACTCTGACTTCAATGTGtattttgatattggtTGTCGTGACCGTTGCATTCTACATAATATCCTCGAACGAAAATTATTCTCAAGCGGTCAAGGATGCTGCAAAGTCTCAATATGACACTCTGAGGGATAGCTACAATAGCTTAACAGGTAACACTGGAAACCCCACGAAATTGCCTGAGCATGAATCTGAGGTGGACGAAATATTGGAAAGACTACATGAGCCTCTCTATGCCAAAGACTCTTTTGACGTAAATGATGTCCTTGctgaaaatattcaattttacGATGAGATTTTATCCCAAGAAATTTCAGAGCCCAAAGTAGACAATTTGGTACGCAGCGGGGATCCACTTTCGGGCAAGGCAAAAGGCACGATTCTAAGTTTGGTGAGAAACATAGATTTGGAGGACATCATATCATCCGTTCGACAGTTGGAGGAAGAGTATAATAAGAACTTTGGCTACCCCTATACATTCTTGAACGATGAGGAATTTACGGACGAATTCAAAGACGCaattaaaagaatattgCCTAAGGACCGTCTAGTTGAATTTGGTACCATTGATCCTGGTAAATGGAATATTCCGGATAGCATTGACAAGGATAAATATCATGAGAAGAGCGCTGAAATGGCAAAGGAAGGCATTCACGGCGCTGAAGCGGTATCCTATCATAATATGTGCCGTTTCTATTCCAAAGAATATTACCACCATCCCCTGCTATCTAAGTATAAATATGTGTGGAGATTAGAACCAAAAGTTAGTTTCTACTGCAAAATTGAATACGatgttttccaattcatGAGCATGAACGATAAGATTTACGGGTACGTCTTGAATGTTTATGAAAGCCCAAAAACTATCAAAACGCTATGGACCTCTACTATGGATTTTGTCAAAGAACATCCAAACTACTTAAACGTTAATGGGGCTTTCGGATGGCTAAAGGACAACTCTCAAAACCCGCAGAATTATGAAGATACTCAAGGGTACTCTACTTGCCATTTCTGGactaattttgaaatagtCGATCTAGACTTTTTAAGATCAGAACCTTATGAACAATACATGCAATATCTTGAAGAGAAAGGGGGATTTTATTATGAGAGATGGGGTGACGCCCCTGTAAGAAGTTTGGCACTTGCCTTGTTTGCGGACAAGTCGCGCATTCATTGGTTTAGGGATATAGGTTACTACCACATTCCTTACACAAACTGTCCAACCTGTCCAAAAGATTCGGATAGATGTAACGGGGACTGTGTACCGGGGAGATTCAGTATTTGGAGTACTTTAAACGACCAGAATTGTCAGGCAATATGGATCAAACACTCTATGACAGATGAGCAGTTGGATATGTATTGA
- the COS111 gene encoding Cos111p encodes MTSASVRLQNVNIESNNYSRYGTSVYEKLYHNRNGNSNNAGKNVATISKLPSISQKSRNKQYNSSNCSRSTTQSPISTLKSPLSNQNQASAPDDLGCSGQRRSDDVASLDNETIVTMNSRKSRIKKKYKSLISTSSKKLMNKLYDHGASSDSFSIFSLKTSHSGKHENSRHEKLRKRKYHVFGKFADINDLPIELVAKILSELELGHDQKTLVRCLYVSKKFYKATKIVLYEQPYFTSTYRVAQFVTSLRSHPENGAYVRVLDLSLLKPGIIGQDAKDSQGLDEDGHSRRHRRHRRRSTNASLNLPPTTPTTTISDDDDATNALLKDDVSGTGGFEDLALAGWRDWRYRNEPLYSSPLLNSFKLKKVVSRSSSITSTSSGNSTGVHSTRRQRSNSSVASITTSIMSSIYNTSHVSLSSTTSNNSNGYMSSGSNLSRVSTASSLKKSSVKSNMSSPQKPKPMSDITSSSWFRMKLSSRNRKTRTSTTTAGLKNSKTKTVDVTKQDSEHPSSYRPSKLKFSIEQPFSTHHPYANKFLLKYAPYRDLPLGYILHMLNLCPNLNELNLSNLVICTDFKLINQKTERRRLTSSLLPAVQESSISAGPERDLEIVYMTDSGKGYEYYEGLNKRHSRSSSLGTNPTSWIAAQANWGDYPPPIDAQTKTREEHRRNYTLSPNKNVELQKLNPLEIFELICNRNEKKSGYSALTKVKMNGIVWCRQYMVKYFVLKTFSQHLHYKSMDNNSYEHHMFSFRDSGLDRNFSWACDAKLHEFVALMVMDHLSKLDDLGLEELFNIKSEKLYIKDYCSRDPDILEISNLFDIQYGLRSESDAPSDSDSVTESLQFRLTVLKSGKPTSFWLRKVSKNYVSLVVKLCVDDNLDMDKAEVGKPTLRIDSITHDLISKLKELRRVDLRRNVGENNYYAESII; translated from the coding sequence ATGACAAGCGCCTCCGTGAGACTCCAGAACGTCAACATTGAGTCCAACAACTATTCACGTTACGGTACCTCTGTCTACGAGAAGCTGTACCATAATAGAAACGGTAATAGCAATAATGCCGGTAAAAACGTTGCTACGATTTCCAAACTGCCATCAATCTCACAAAAGTCGAGGAACAAGCAATACAATAGTTCAAATTGCTCCAGGTCGACGACTCAATCGCCCATATCCACGTTAAAATCTCCACTTTCTAACCAAAATCAAGCTAGCGCTCCAGATGATCTGGGCTGTTCAGGCCAAAGACGCAGTGATGATGTTGCCTCTTTAGATAACGAGACTATTGTGACTATGAACTCAAGAAAATCCAGGattaagaagaaatataaGTCTTTAATTTCCACCTCGTCAAAGAAACTTATGAACAAATTGTACGACCATGGTGCTTCATCTGATTCATTctccattttttctttgaaaacgTCTCATTCTGGTAAACATGAAAATTCCAGACATGAAAAgctaagaaaaagaaaataccaTGTTTTTGGCAAATTTGCTGATATTAATGATTTGCCAATAGAGTTAGTTGCTAAAATACTTTCTGAATTGGAATTGGGACATGATCAAAAAACGCTGGTTAGATGTCTTTatgtttcaaaaaaattctacAAGGCGACCAAGATCGTTCTGTATGAACAGCCTTATTTTACTTCCACTTATAGAGTGGCACAGTTTGTCACCTCGCTAAGATCGCACCCCGAAAATGGTGCATACGTAAGAGTATTGGATCTGTCACTTTTGAAACCAGGCATAATCGGTCAAGATGCAAAGGATTCTCAAGGTCTAGATGAGGATGGTCACTCGAGGCGCCATAGACGCCACCGCCGCAGATCCACTAACGCAAGCTTGAATTTGCCTCCTACTACCCCGACTACTACTATATccgacgacgacgatgcTACTAACGCATTATTAAAGGACGACGTGTCAGGTACTGGTGGTTTTGAAGACTTGGCATTAGCCGGTTGGAGAGATTGGAGATATAGAAATGAGCCGCTTTATAGCTCTCCCTTGTTGAACAGcttcaaattgaaaaaagtcgTTTCtcgttcttcttccatTACTTCCACGTCTTCTGGAAACTCTACCGGAGTGCATTCCACAAGAAGACAACGTTCAAATAGTTCGGTCGCTTCCATTACGACCAGCATTATGTCGTCTATTTACAATACTTCCCACGTCTCACTTTCTTCGACAACCTCAAACAATAGTAATGGCTATATGTCTTCCGGGAGTAATCTATCGAGAGTCTCTACCGCTAGCTCACTAAAAAAGTCCTCTGTTAAATCTAACATGTCATCTCCACAGAAGCCAAAACCGATGTCTGACATAACTTCGTCTTCATGGTTTAGAATGAAATTGAGTTCTAGAAATAGAAAGACAAGAACATCAACTACAACAGCTGGTCTGAAAAACTCAAAGACTAAGACGGTTGATGTTACAAAGCAAGATTCGGAACACCCATCTAGTTATCGTCCTTCAAAGTTGAAATTTAGTATTGAACAACCATTTAGCACTCACCATCCATATGCCaacaaatttcttttgaaatatgcTCCTTACAGAGATTTACCTTTAGGTTATATTCTACATATGTTGAATTTATGTCCTAATCTTAACGAGTTGAACCTATCAAATTTGGTTATTTGTACAGATTTCAAGCTAATTAACCAAAAAAccgaaagaagaagactaACTTCTTCATTGTTACCTGCCGTTCAAGAGTCGAGTATTTCTGCCGGTCCAGAAAGAGACTTGGAAATCGTCTATATGACCGATTCAGGCAAAGGCTACGAATATTATGAGGGATTGAATAAGCGACATTCACGTTCTTCAAGTTTAGGTACCAATCCCACCAGTTGGATTGCTGCACAGGCAAACTGGGGGGATTATCCGCCTCCTATTGATGCGCAAACTAaaacaagagaagaacACAGGCGTAACTATACTTTGAGcccaaacaaaaatgtcGAATTACAGAAACTGAACCCGCTAGAGATTTTTGAACTGATTTGCAACAgaaacgaaaagaaaagcggCTACAGCGCCTTGACCAAGGTGAAGATGAACGGCATTGTTTGGTGTAGGCAATACATGGTTAAGTATTTCGTATTAAAAACATTCAGCCAGCATTTGCATTATAAATCTATGGACAATAATTCCTATGAACATCACATGTTCAGTTTCCGGGACTCAGGATTGGATAGAAACTTTTCCTGGGCTTGTGATGCTAAATTGCATGAATTTGTTGCCTTGATGGTTATGGATCATCTCTCCAAGCTGGACGACTTGGGTTTAGAAGagcttttcaatatcaaatcCGAAAAGCTATATATTAAAGATTACTGCTCTCGTGATCCTGATATTCTCgaaatatcaaatttgTTTGATATACAGTATGGCTTAAGATCAGAATCTGATGCACCCTCAGATTCCGATTCCGTAACAGAATCTTTGCAATTTAGGCTGACCGTATTAAAATCTGGGAAACCAACATCATTTTGGCTTAGAAAAGTTTCCAAGAATTATGTTTCGCTGGTTGTTAAATTATGTGTTGACGACAACCTTGATATGGACAAAGCTGAAGTAGGAAAACCAACTTTGAGGATAGATAGCATCACACATGATTTGATCAGTAAATTAAAGGAGTTGAGACGGGTTGATTTGAGAAGAAATGTTGGGGAGAATAACTACTACGCCGAAAGTATCATTTAA
- the DER1 gene encoding derlin has translation MDAVILNILGDIPVVTRLWTIGCLVLSGLTGLRIINPTSVLYNYDLVFKKGQYGRLIYSIFDYGGFNWISMLNIFVSANHLSMLENSFSLKRKFCWIILLLLVMLVKMTSIKQPVASLGVLLHENLVYYELKKNGNQMNVRLFGGIDISPSIFPIYMNAVMYFVYKRDWLEIAMNFMPGHFIYYMDDIVGKVYGIDLCKSPYDWFRNGETP, from the coding sequence ATGGATGCTGTAATACTGAATATCCTAGGGGATATCCCTGTGGTGACGAGATTATGGACCATAGGCTGTCTAGTACTGTCCGGTCTTACAGGTCTCCGGATCATAAACCCAACAAGCGTGCTGTATAATTATGACTTAGTGTTCAAAAAGGGACAGTATGGCAGACTAATTTATTCAATATTCGATTACGGTGGGTTCAATTGGATATCTATGCTAAACATTTTTGTTAGCGCCAATCACTTGTCGATGCTAGAGAACTCGTTtagtttgaaaaggaagttCTGTTGGATAATACTTTTACTCTTGGTGATGCTGGTCAAGATGACGAGCATTAAACAGCCAGTCGCGTCGCTTGGGGTTCTTTTGCATGAAAACCTGGTATACTATGAACTCAAAAAGAATGGAAACCAAATGAATGTACGGCTCTTTGGTGGTATCGATATATCGCCTTCCATATTTCCCATTTATATGAATGCAGTGATGTACTTTGTATATAAGCGGGATTGGTTAGAAATCGCGATGAATTTTATGCCCGGCCATTTCATTTACTACATGGACGACATAGTAGGAAAAGTATACGGCATTGATTTATGCAAGTCGCCTTACGATTGGTTTCGTAATGGCGAGACACCATAG
- the MIN7 gene encoding Min7p has product MLAMKPFSLLSKSYKPGASNKKITTLFYVAYIALGLTTPFLLPAHVASKDTHYYKDDFCSQRSYTRF; this is encoded by the coding sequence ATGCTAGCTATGAAACCATTTTCGCTGCTTTCGAAATCATACAAGCCGGGTGcttccaataaaaaaatcacaaCTTTATTTTATGTTGCATACATTGCTCTGGGACTGACAACACCTTTCCTTTTACCGGCGCATGTGGCTTCCAAAGACACTCATTACTACAAAGACGACTTTTGCTCTCAACGCTCATACACGAGGTTTTAG
- the LDH1 gene encoding triacylglycerol lipase, with protein sequence MGVEGLIEETESWTCEPLSGRPLDEIVKDAENAGDLVTYIRQPEVSLDFKLKFIAVHEEFFSVQLPDRQSRIRTCHNLGDKGIQNEIVFVFVPGLGGNLEQFEPLLKLLDSEQKAFLAFDSPGFGQSSEWEDYPMLKVVELIFVLVCDVFKKWPTGGSSDDDTNPFNGRKIILVGHSMGCFLACHLYEQHLAILSVVEKFVLLTPPKAHIEQLSKNRRLFQWALYGIFKLPWLFDIYRNKFDQVKGLESSGIKQYFYQDNDDVKLKYRKLWQFKNNISNKSRTILGYLLGWVTVDWDKFSVMLTQSDIKQDIILFGAAKDPVAPIKNFKYYEDTINKEYLRKVIILPDCSHNLCLDRPELVCKMFLQEVINEVDS encoded by the coding sequence ATGGGTGTTGAAGGGTTAATAGAAGAAACGGAGAGCTGGACCTGCGAGCCCCTTTCCGGAAGGCCGCTAGATGAGATTGTAAAAGATGCTGAGAATGCTGGTGACTTAGTGACTTATATTCGCCAACCAGAGGTAAGTTTGGACTTTAAATTGAAGTTTATTGCTGTGCACGAAGAGTTCTTTTCTGTGCAACTACCAGACCGGCAATCAAGGATAAGAACATGTCATAACCTGGGTGATAAAGGGATACAGAACGAAATTGTATTCGTTTTTGTACCTGGGTTAGGTGGCAACTTGGAACAGTTTGAGCCACTGCTCAAGCTACTAGATTCGGAGCAAAAAGCTTTTTTGGCGTTTGACTCGCCTGGATTTGGTCAAAGTTCCGAATGGGAAGACTATCCAATGTTAAAAGTAGTGGAGCTTATTTTCGTTCTTGTATGTGAtgtattcaaaaaatggcCTACCGGTGGGTCAAGCGATGATGACACAAATCCATTTAATGGCCGCAAAATCATCCTCGTAGGTCATTCCATGGGATGTTTTCTGGCATGTCATCTTTATGAACAGCACTTGGCAATTCTCAGTGTGGTGGAGAAGTTTGTTCTATTGACGCCTCCAAAAGCTCATATTGAGCAGCTTTCCAAGAATAGACGTCTTTTCCAATGGGCGCTTTATGGCATCTTCAAGCTGCCATGGTTATTTGACATCTATCGAAACAAATTCGATCAAGTAAAGGGTTTGGAAAGTTCCGGCATCAAGCAGTATTTTTATCAAGATAATGATGATGTTAAGTTGAAGTATAGGAAACTTTGGcaatttaaaaataatattagCAATAAAAGCAGAACCATCTTAGGTTATTTGCTTGGATGGGTAACTGTTGATTGGGACAAATTTAGTGTTATGTTGACACAATCGGATATAAAACAGGACATTATATTGTTTGGTGCGGCAAAAGATCCTGTAGCCCCCATCAAGAATTTTAAATACTATGAGGATACTATCAATAAAGAATACCTTCGTAAAGTGATAATTTTACCAGACTGTTCGCATAATTTATGCTTGGATCGCCCAGAATTAGTATGTAAGATGTTTCTACAGGAAGTGATTAACGAGGTCGATTCATAG